In one window of Juglans regia cultivar Chandler chromosome 3, Walnut 2.0, whole genome shotgun sequence DNA:
- the LOC108982745 gene encoding glucan endo-1,3-beta-glucosidase 11-like — MANFSCRISAMIRILLVVSLYFLDFGFLREVTSLGINYGQLGDNLLPPEKVLDLLSSLRLTKARIYDTNPQILTAFANSNVELIVTVENQMLAQLMDHQQALQWVSSHIKPYFPATRITGIAVGNEIFTGADTTGLMSYLVPAMVSIHGALVQLGLDSHIHVSTPNSLAVLAESYPPSAGSFKTEVYETMSQVLQFLSSTKAPFWVNAYPYFAYKDNPNKISLDYVLFNPNSGMVDPYTHLHYDNMLYAQVDAVSFAIARMGYRGIEVGVSETGWPSKGDPSEVGATMENAAVYNRNLMRRQLQNEGTPFSPNMRLEVYLFALFNEDLKPGQTSERNYGLYRPDGTMCYNVGPSALTSSTTSTSTSTSTSTSTSTSISLTSSAMKATTMEYQSLVYSLFVYLLTFHVLMRSRPF; from the exons ATGGCAAATTTTAGTTGCAGAATCTCTGCCATGATCCGAATTCTTCTCGTGGTTTCTCTCTACTTCTTAG ACTTCGGCTTTTTACGAGAAGTGACATCACTTGGCATCAATTATGGTCAACTGGGCGATAATTTGCTACCACCCGAGAAAGTCCTCGATTTGTTAAGCTCCCTTCGACTCACGAAAGCAAGAATTTACGATACAAATCCTCAGATTTTGACAGCATTCGCCAACTCCAATGTAGAACTCATTGTCACAGTCGAAAACCAAATGCTAGCTCAGTTAATGGACCACCAACAAGCCCTTCAGTGGGTCAGCTCCCATATCAAGCCTTACTTCCCTGCAACAAGAATCACCGGGATAGCAGTAGGAAACGAGATCTTCACCGGTGCCGATACGACCGGCCTAATGTCGTATCTTGTTCCGGCCATGGTCAGCATCCATGGTGCTCTAGTTCAATTAGGTCTGGACTCGCACATTCATGTCTCTACGCCCAATTCTCTAGCCGTTCTTGCCGAGTCATATCCGCCTTCTGCCGGGAGTTTCAAAACCGAGGTATATGAAACCATGTCACAGGTGCTACAATTCTTGTCGAGCACCAAAGCACCCTTTTGGGTCAATGCCTATCCGTATTTTGCTTACAAGGATAACCCAAACAAGATTTCTTTGGACTATGTGCTTTTTAATCCTAACTCAGGAATGGTCGATCCTTATACCCATTTACACTATGACAACATGCTCTATGCTCAAGTAGATGCAGTCAGTTTTGCTATTGCTAGAATGGGGTATCGTGGAATAGAGGTTGGGGTCTCGGAAACTGGGTGGCCGTCGAAAGGTGATCCCAGTGAAGTTGGTGCAACGATGGAGAATGCGGCTGTTTACAACAGGAACTTGATGAGAAGGCAATTGCAGAACGAAGGGACACCTTTCAGTCCTAACATGCGGCTCGAAGTTTATCTGTTTGCTTTGTTCAATGAGGATTTGAAGCCAGGACAGACTTCTGAGAGGAATTATGGTCTGTATCGGCCTGATGGAACCATGTGTTACAATGTTGGCCCCTCTGCCCTAACAagtagtactactagtactTCAACTTCAACCAGTACTTCAACTTCAACAAGTACTTCCATTTCTCTTACTTCCTCTGCCATGAAG GCCACAACTATGGAATATCAAAGCTTGGTGTACTCGCTGTTTGTGTATTTGCTGACCTTCCATGTTTTAATGAGATCAAGACCATTTTAA